A window from Photobacterium sp. DA100 encodes these proteins:
- a CDS encoding sucrose-specific PTS transporter subunit IIBC has protein sequence MDFPMIAKQLIEKLGGKENIAAAAHCATRLRLALHDESKADLQAIDDIEGVKGQFQVAGQIQVIFGSGIVNQVYAAMTAETGQTEMSTKEVASASAQKQNVVQRAVKGLSDIFVPIIPAIVAGGLLMGIFNLLTAQGLFIDGQSLIEAYPGMADLASMINTFANAPFVYLPVLLAFSASKKFGGNPFLGAALGMLMVHPDLLNGWGFGGASVSGNIPVWNIFGFEIEKVGYQGSVLPVLVSAFILAKVENGLRKFIPSVLDNLLTPMLAIFITGFLTLTLVGPITRDAGFLLGDGLNWLYESAGFIGGALFGLVYAPFVITGMHHSFIAFETQLLADIAVTGGTFIFPIAAMSNVAQGAACLAYGLTTKDKKAKGIAMPSGVTALLGITEPAMFGVNLKYRYPFIAAIIGAATASAFITLFKVKATALGAAGLPGIISIAPTSVVSYVLGMVIAFAVAFSLTIALGYKKKQAAGSKALTV, from the coding sequence ATGGACTTTCCGATGATTGCCAAGCAACTTATTGAAAAGCTTGGTGGAAAAGAAAACATTGCAGCTGCGGCACACTGTGCGACGCGCTTGCGTTTGGCTTTGCATGACGAGAGCAAGGCGGACTTGCAAGCAATCGATGACATCGAAGGGGTAAAAGGCCAATTCCAGGTGGCCGGGCAAATCCAGGTGATCTTTGGCTCAGGGATCGTCAACCAGGTGTATGCGGCGATGACAGCAGAGACAGGTCAGACAGAGATGTCGACAAAAGAGGTTGCTTCTGCTAGCGCACAAAAGCAGAACGTTGTTCAGCGTGCAGTGAAGGGCCTGTCCGATATTTTCGTGCCGATCATCCCGGCCATTGTCGCGGGTGGTCTGTTGATGGGGATCTTTAACCTGCTGACCGCACAGGGCCTGTTTATTGATGGACAGTCACTAATTGAAGCCTATCCGGGAATGGCCGATCTGGCATCGATGATCAATACGTTTGCCAACGCCCCATTTGTTTATCTCCCTGTTTTACTAGCATTCTCGGCATCGAAGAAATTTGGCGGTAACCCCTTCCTTGGCGCTGCGCTGGGTATGTTGATGGTTCACCCAGACCTGTTGAACGGCTGGGGCTTCGGTGGTGCCAGTGTTAGCGGCAATATCCCGGTATGGAACATCTTCGGTTTTGAGATCGAAAAAGTTGGCTACCAAGGCTCAGTACTGCCGGTATTGGTGTCGGCTTTCATTCTTGCTAAGGTTGAGAATGGTCTGCGCAAATTTATCCCATCGGTATTGGATAACCTGTTGACTCCGATGCTGGCCATTTTCATCACCGGTTTTCTCACCTTAACGCTTGTCGGCCCGATCACCCGTGATGCCGGTTTCTTGTTGGGTGATGGCCTTAACTGGCTTTACGAGTCCGCAGGCTTTATCGGCGGTGCTTTATTTGGGCTGGTTTACGCGCCGTTTGTGATCACCGGTATGCACCACAGCTTCATTGCATTTGAGACCCAGCTTCTGGCAGATATTGCGGTGACTGGCGGTACGTTTATCTTCCCAATTGCAGCGATGTCCAACGTTGCGCAAGGCGCGGCTTGCCTGGCTTATGGCCTGACGACCAAAGATAAAAAAGCCAAGGGGATCGCGATGCCATCGGGTGTCACGGCCTTGCTGGGGATTACTGAGCCGGCGATGTTCGGTGTTAACCTGAAATACCGCTACCCGTTCATTGCCGCTATTATCGGTGCGGCAACTGCGAGTGCGTTCATTACCTTGTTCAAGGTAAAAGCCACAGCGCTGGGGGCGGCAGGTCTGCCGGGCATCATCTCCATTGCGCCGACCTCGGTCGTATCCTATGTGTTGGGTATGGTGATTGCCTTTGCCGTTGCGTTTAGCTTGACGATTGCTCTTGGCTATAAAAAAAAGCAAGCTGCGGGGAGTAAAGCGCTAACGGTTTAA
- a CDS encoding LacI family DNA-binding transcriptional regulator — protein MASLHDVARLAGVSKSTVSRVINDEYGVKEATKIKVKRAIEECGYVVNQVAKDLKSNKTNLIGIIVPRVASNATSQGVDGLSEVFERAGKQVLLANSRLEAGKELQYIELFNQKRVEGIVMFATHIDEPLVTAIKRSKAPVVLIGQDGSNFNIPSVIHDDYRVGYCAGEVLNQAGCKHVGFLGVQSDDIAVDQQRFDGFSRALSHMAAEPPKFHCQGQFSIASGRQEMANILSKNHKVDGVFCATDRIAIGAMQAIAAAGLVPGEDIKVIGVGNDEMASVVTPGLSTFAYGFEPAGNNAAKMLLEIIEQGRSQVSKLVLGFDWVPRESA, from the coding sequence ATGGCAAGCCTACACGATGTAGCCCGACTTGCCGGGGTATCGAAATCAACGGTCTCCCGGGTGATCAACGACGAATATGGCGTTAAAGAAGCCACAAAAATCAAAGTAAAACGTGCGATTGAAGAGTGCGGCTACGTAGTCAACCAAGTAGCAAAAGATTTAAAGTCCAATAAAACCAACCTGATAGGAATCATTGTTCCCCGCGTCGCCTCCAATGCTACCTCACAGGGCGTTGACGGATTAAGCGAAGTGTTTGAACGGGCAGGCAAGCAGGTATTGCTGGCTAACAGCCGTCTGGAGGCAGGCAAGGAGTTGCAATACATTGAACTGTTCAACCAGAAACGGGTTGAGGGTATCGTGATGTTTGCTACCCACATCGATGAGCCGCTGGTCACAGCCATCAAGCGCTCCAAGGCGCCAGTGGTGCTGATCGGTCAGGACGGTTCAAACTTCAACATCCCAAGTGTCATCCACGATGACTATCGGGTGGGATATTGTGCTGGTGAGGTCTTGAACCAAGCAGGCTGCAAGCATGTCGGCTTTCTCGGGGTACAAAGCGATGATATCGCTGTCGACCAGCAACGCTTCGACGGTTTTAGCCGCGCCTTGAGCCATATGGCAGCCGAGCCACCTAAGTTCCATTGCCAAGGGCAATTCTCAATAGCCTCAGGGCGCCAGGAAATGGCAAATATTTTGTCTAAAAATCATAAGGTTGACGGAGTATTTTGCGCAACCGACCGTATCGCAATCGGTGCGATGCAAGCCATTGCCGCAGCCGGACTAGTGCCCGGTGAAGACATCAAAGTGATCGGTGTCGGTAACGATGAAATGGCCTCTGTCGTAACACCAGGCCTGTCTACTTTTGCCTATGGCTTCGAGCCTGCAGGCAACAATGCCGCCAAAATGCTGCTGGAAATCATTGAGCAAGGCCGCAGCCAGGTGTCCAAACTGGTACTGGGCTTTGACTGGGTCCCGCGCGAAAGCGCTTGA
- a CDS encoding succinylglutamate desuccinylase/aspartoacylase family protein yields MAKASRNKAFQCGDTLVPPGKRMSVELEVARLYTHANLSVTLEVVNGRLAGPVLLVDAAIHGDELNGVEIVRQLLTKIDPMKLRGTLIAVPVVNVFGFIHKSRYLPDRRDLNRCFPGSARGSIAGRIAHYFFNNIVMLCTHVIDLHTAAIHRTNLPQIRANLSHPVSANMAMAFGTPVVIDASLRDGSLRSEAEKAGIAVITYEAGEALRFEPFAITAGIRGIQRVMRHLGMTAQGKLTRAKPPVVARATRWIRADFDGILRSHVTLGQRVEKDQTLAIISDPLGSDEVAIKALQGGIIIGQQTLPLVNEGDAIYHLAYFEEPDSFVEEKVESYLDDVLDDMDNEIKSGIGKA; encoded by the coding sequence GTGGCAAAGGCTAGCCGGAATAAAGCTTTTCAATGCGGGGATACACTGGTGCCTCCGGGCAAGAGAATGAGTGTCGAGCTGGAGGTTGCCAGGCTATATACCCATGCCAACCTATCTGTCACATTAGAAGTCGTAAACGGCCGCCTCGCCGGGCCGGTACTTTTGGTCGATGCCGCTATTCATGGTGATGAATTAAATGGCGTCGAGATTGTGCGTCAGTTGCTGACAAAAATCGATCCCATGAAACTGAGAGGGACCTTAATCGCTGTCCCCGTGGTCAACGTGTTTGGTTTCATCCATAAATCAAGATACCTGCCGGACCGGCGGGATCTAAACCGCTGCTTTCCCGGATCGGCCCGAGGGTCTATCGCCGGGCGTATCGCCCATTATTTTTTCAACAATATCGTGATGCTGTGCACCCATGTGATTGACCTCCATACGGCAGCGATCCACCGGACAAACCTGCCACAAATACGTGCCAACCTCAGCCATCCTGTTTCTGCCAATATGGCGATGGCCTTTGGTACACCGGTAGTGATTGACGCCTCACTGCGTGATGGTTCGCTGCGCTCGGAAGCCGAAAAGGCAGGCATCGCTGTTATCACCTATGAAGCCGGGGAGGCACTGCGCTTCGAGCCATTTGCCATCACGGCCGGAATTAGAGGCATACAAAGGGTAATGCGCCATCTTGGTATGACCGCACAGGGCAAACTGACAAGGGCCAAACCACCCGTTGTCGCCAGAGCCACCCGCTGGATACGGGCTGACTTTGACGGTATCCTCCGCTCGCACGTCACTTTGGGCCAGAGAGTAGAGAAAGATCAAACCTTAGCCATTATTAGCGATCCACTAGGTAGTGACGAAGTGGCAATAAAAGCCCTGCAGGGGGGAATCATTATCGGCCAGCAAACTCTGCCCTTAGTCAACGAAGGTGATGCCATTTACCATCTGGCTTATTTTGAAGAGCCTGACAGTTTCGTCGAGGAAAAAGTTGAGTCGTATCTGGATGATGTCTTGGATGATATGGATAACGAGATCAAATCAGGTATTGGCAAAGCATAG
- the rimK gene encoding 30S ribosomal protein S6--L-glutamate ligase, which produces MKIGILSRNKELYSTRRLIESCQARGHEYKIIDVLRCYMNINSTLPSIHLKGDELAGFDAIIPRIGASVTFYGCAVLRQFEMMGVFPVNESVAITRSRDKLRSLQLLSRKNIGMPITGFASKPGDIKDLIHMVGGAPVVIKLLEGTQGIGVVLAETQKAAESVLEAFMGLRANIMVQEYIKEAGGADIRCFVIGDKVIAAMKRQAQPGEFRSNLHRGGEASLVRITPTERKTAVDAAKVMGLNVAGVDLLRSERGPLVMEVNSSPGLEGIELATGKDVAGMIIDYIEKNAKPQRTRTRGKG; this is translated from the coding sequence GTGAAAATAGGTATTTTATCCCGCAATAAAGAGCTTTACTCAACACGTCGGCTTATCGAATCGTGCCAAGCGCGCGGGCATGAATACAAAATAATCGATGTACTGCGCTGCTATATGAACATCAACTCCACTTTGCCTTCCATTCACCTCAAGGGTGATGAACTTGCAGGTTTTGATGCCATTATCCCTCGTATTGGCGCATCGGTGACCTTTTATGGTTGTGCGGTTTTACGGCAGTTCGAAATGATGGGGGTGTTTCCGGTCAATGAATCCGTCGCCATCACCCGATCTCGGGATAAATTACGTTCGCTACAATTACTTTCCCGTAAAAATATCGGCATGCCGATCACGGGCTTTGCCAGCAAACCCGGCGATATCAAAGACTTAATTCACATGGTTGGTGGCGCTCCGGTCGTCATAAAGCTGTTGGAGGGGACTCAGGGCATTGGCGTTGTTCTTGCCGAAACCCAGAAGGCCGCAGAGAGTGTGCTTGAAGCCTTTATGGGGCTGAGAGCCAACATCATGGTTCAGGAATACATCAAAGAGGCAGGAGGGGCCGATATCCGCTGCTTTGTCATTGGCGATAAAGTCATTGCCGCCATGAAGCGCCAGGCGCAGCCAGGGGAATTTCGCTCCAACCTGCACCGCGGGGGGGAAGCCTCCCTGGTACGCATTACCCCCACGGAACGCAAAACGGCGGTCGATGCCGCCAAAGTCATGGGGCTGAATGTTGCTGGTGTGGATTTGTTGCGCTCCGAGCGCGGGCCGTTGGTCATGGAGGTGAATTCGTCCCCCGGGCTTGAGGGGATAGAATTGGCAACCGGCAAAGATGTTGCCGGCATGATCATTGACTACATCGAAAAAAATGCCAAACCCCAGAGGACCCGCACCCGTGGCAAAGGCTAG
- a CDS encoding enoyl-CoA hydratase/isomerase family protein — protein MNKLSVSHENGIATVIINNPPVNVLTIDLINEVNEFVLSLKDSRETKVVVFKSLHEQFFLAHLDLNVINGTQGGQAASIEFNHMIANIKAMKQVSVAVVDGVARGGGNEFVMACDLAYGTESAVFAQPEIHVNIPTGGMGAVHFARKMGKNKALQALLVGNDFTAQQAEGLNIITQYVPTTQMEGYLALVLGAISQLEIRDIVMYKEIITTSIEDENAGTELELRYFLERAKEEKTQAIIAAFLKYGGQTEREAKDIQGIFVDTAAELVKIELG, from the coding sequence ATGAACAAGTTATCGGTTAGCCATGAAAACGGCATTGCGACAGTCATTATCAATAATCCTCCTGTAAACGTGTTGACGATTGATTTGATTAACGAAGTCAATGAGTTTGTGTTGTCTCTCAAGGATAGCCGCGAGACCAAGGTGGTGGTGTTTAAGTCACTGCACGAGCAGTTCTTTCTGGCTCATTTGGATTTGAATGTCATCAACGGCACGCAGGGAGGCCAAGCTGCATCTATTGAATTCAATCACATGATTGCCAATATCAAAGCAATGAAGCAAGTCTCGGTCGCTGTGGTTGATGGTGTCGCGCGAGGCGGGGGGAATGAATTTGTTATGGCATGTGATTTAGCCTATGGCACGGAAAGCGCTGTATTTGCCCAGCCAGAAATTCACGTCAATATCCCAACTGGCGGTATGGGGGCAGTGCACTTTGCCAGAAAAATGGGTAAAAACAAGGCGCTGCAAGCATTGCTAGTTGGCAATGATTTTACTGCCCAGCAAGCAGAGGGATTGAATATTATTACCCAGTATGTGCCAACGACGCAGATGGAAGGCTATCTCGCTCTGGTACTCGGTGCCATCAGTCAACTAGAGATCCGTGACATAGTGATGTACAAGGAAATCATCACAACATCGATTGAAGATGAAAATGCAGGGACGGAACTGGAGCTACGCTATTTCCTTGAGCGGGCCAAAGAAGAGAAGACCCAAGCGATTATTGCTGCCTTTCTAAAATATGGCGGCCAGACCGAGCGCGAAGCCAAAGATATCCAAGGTATTTTCGTCGATACCGCAGCTGAGTTGGTAAAAATTGAACTAGGTTAA
- a CDS encoding glycoside hydrolase family 32 protein — protein MTLTDILAACGGPNNLLRALRVEQQVILELKDPELRSDLARVLPFHSSLNQVAWTPEMPLCQANWEQLGRIIEQNQRTQLAAVCEITQSPHRPLWHIAPPQGLLNDPNGFTYHNGEYHLFYQLYPFGCVHKDKYWAHVTSSDLVNWQSQPMALYPSDWFDSHGVFSGHAVSTDDELMLFYTGNVRIGEQRQRITTQCLATSSDGVNFTKHGPVIDSLPPSVTPHCRDPKLVKNGDHWLMLLGAQQETDEGQLLGRLAIYRSFDLRQWEFVSLTGSELNDFGYMWECPDLFEIGGQLVAIICPQGIEADSKHHNVPHHNGYLQASLDENDRLELSEFRTLDHGFDFYAPQSTQAPDGRRLMIGWMGLPDEINQPSVKDKWLHQLTCLRELSWQNGKLYQQPARELQQLRGETQSFNLEANNEKSSLDLGSKSFELQTTLPWPASGQTTLRVMDNGSEYCDIILDADQQRIRLDRTHAQPTDGETIRELPWPHRQDVELQLLADNSSLELFINQGEFAMTARVFTAQDATAVRLIGGTPVSIDIEAWLLG, from the coding sequence ATGACACTGACAGATATCCTTGCTGCCTGCGGCGGCCCCAACAATCTCTTGCGTGCGCTGCGCGTCGAGCAACAGGTGATTCTGGAACTTAAGGATCCTGAGCTTCGCTCCGATCTTGCACGTGTGTTGCCATTCCACAGCAGCCTCAATCAGGTAGCATGGACGCCGGAAATGCCTTTATGTCAGGCTAACTGGGAGCAGCTCGGACGTATTATCGAGCAAAACCAGCGCACTCAACTTGCGGCAGTGTGCGAGATCACTCAATCACCGCACCGGCCGCTATGGCATATTGCCCCACCGCAGGGCCTGCTCAACGATCCTAACGGCTTCACCTACCACAATGGCGAATACCATCTTTTCTACCAGCTCTACCCTTTTGGTTGTGTGCACAAAGACAAGTACTGGGCCCATGTCACCAGTTCCGATCTGGTTAATTGGCAAAGCCAGCCGATGGCGCTATACCCATCGGATTGGTTCGACAGCCATGGGGTGTTCTCTGGCCATGCTGTCAGTACCGACGATGAACTGATGCTGTTCTACACCGGCAATGTCCGGATTGGCGAGCAGCGCCAGCGCATTACCACCCAGTGCCTGGCCACCTCGAGTGATGGTGTAAATTTCACCAAACACGGACCGGTGATTGACAGCCTACCGCCTTCAGTTACTCCCCATTGCCGCGATCCGAAACTGGTAAAAAACGGCGATCACTGGCTGATGCTATTGGGTGCCCAGCAAGAAACTGATGAAGGCCAACTGCTTGGCCGCCTGGCAATTTACCGCTCTTTTGATTTACGCCAGTGGGAGTTTGTCTCACTGACTGGTAGCGAGCTCAATGACTTCGGCTATATGTGGGAGTGCCCGGACCTATTTGAAATCGGCGGGCAGCTGGTTGCCATTATCTGCCCTCAAGGCATTGAGGCGGATAGTAAGCACCACAACGTCCCGCACCATAACGGCTACCTGCAAGCCAGCTTGGATGAGAACGATCGGCTTGAATTATCAGAGTTCCGCACGCTGGATCACGGCTTCGACTTCTATGCCCCGCAGTCGACACAGGCACCAGACGGCCGCCGCCTGATGATAGGCTGGATGGGATTGCCGGATGAAATCAACCAGCCAAGTGTTAAAGACAAATGGCTCCACCAGCTCACCTGCCTGCGAGAGCTATCTTGGCAAAACGGTAAGCTGTATCAGCAGCCTGCCCGTGAGTTGCAGCAACTTCGGGGCGAAACGCAGAGCTTTAACCTCGAGGCTAACAATGAAAAATCTTCGTTGGATCTAGGGAGCAAGAGCTTCGAATTGCAAACGACCTTACCTTGGCCGGCATCGGGGCAAACCACCCTGCGGGTGATGGACAACGGCAGCGAGTACTGCGACATCATCCTTGATGCCGACCAACAGCGGATCCGCCTGGATCGCACCCATGCCCAGCCAACCGACGGGGAAACCATCCGTGAATTGCCTTGGCCACACCGGCAAGACGTTGAACTGCAGCTTCTGGCTGACAACTCATCGCTGGAGCTCTTTATCAATCAAGGCGAGTTTGCCATGACAGCCCGTGTATTTACCGCTCAAGATGCCACAGCTGTTCGGCTGATTGGCGGCACTCCCGTTAGCATTGACATTGAAGCTTGGCTGTTGGGCTAA
- a CDS encoding family 10 glycosylhydrolase has product MLLKRWMPKARALIIMGAVAIVGCNSSNEEGGREDEITTTGKHAYFLNQERDTNELIVYDPDFGETTETNQFGYEVTVEDGIITRLGGADSAIPDNGFVLSGHGTASSFLTEYSIVGTHVELDEDSMQVILHTDLNSYRFQAEMAISDAADSIASAYQGYYDFPKELAERYLGQAKDDLAAGDEARIHSASSAYELYLSASRNADSAYYHTIESEVVEQRGIWHRPEEKNLGEVIETVQGMHKTGFNSIYLEVTFWGYTIYPSQVMADYGMTIQHPHFSDKNYGPYGNDILAAYIGEAAKLGMTVQGWTNGFMIGSPNLVEPIPPQIAVNPHWLAIQNSNVDEEIIPDNRYGYFWLDIVQDDVQDYMLEIFHEMQEKYAITGLNIDYMRYPHYEHADSFSFNSRALAQYQEESGIEDTEILRTDAEAFAEYQEWIRDRENIFIKKLADQAKGVNPDFMFTATPEPGPEEVLIADWQDDIDGVIPQAYGHDFDSIHNHVNASKKLMPEGTIYYTGIYSFYHMLDAMGTVQDVLAGRYQTSGVNMFAYGQGKQLPGAREALSQGPWREPAFNPGEHLMDGVALLLNDVEDKFTTIYIPRGAISESAGNAIVAEVQHLAMLIESGQFVLNSEFEQLISAIAILAENQELDSGLAHRLENRLLNAAYWNNHARRNQQRVIVSRD; this is encoded by the coding sequence ATGCTACTAAAACGGTGGATGCCAAAAGCCAGAGCTTTAATAATAATGGGGGCCGTGGCTATTGTGGGGTGTAATAGTAGTAACGAGGAGGGGGGACGTGAAGATGAAATTACCACTACAGGTAAGCATGCCTATTTCCTGAACCAAGAGCGAGATACCAATGAGCTGATTGTCTATGATCCTGACTTTGGTGAGACGACAGAAACGAATCAATTTGGTTATGAAGTCACTGTTGAGGATGGGATTATCACTCGCCTTGGTGGGGCTGATTCAGCGATCCCCGATAACGGGTTCGTGTTGAGTGGTCACGGTACGGCTTCTTCTTTCCTAACGGAGTATTCCATTGTTGGGACGCATGTGGAGCTGGATGAAGATAGCATGCAGGTAATCCTACATACGGATTTGAATAGTTACCGATTCCAAGCTGAAATGGCTATCAGTGATGCCGCAGATAGCATAGCCAGTGCGTACCAAGGTTACTATGATTTCCCTAAGGAGCTTGCTGAACGGTATTTGGGGCAGGCCAAGGATGATTTAGCCGCTGGTGATGAAGCACGTATTCACAGTGCATCATCTGCCTACGAATTATACCTGAGCGCCTCTCGAAATGCCGATAGCGCCTATTACCACACGATCGAATCCGAAGTGGTTGAGCAGCGTGGTATTTGGCATCGTCCTGAGGAGAAAAACCTTGGTGAGGTGATAGAGACCGTGCAAGGAATGCACAAGACCGGATTCAACAGTATCTATCTGGAAGTCACTTTCTGGGGGTATACCATTTATCCGAGCCAGGTAATGGCCGATTACGGCATGACAATACAACATCCGCATTTTAGCGATAAGAACTACGGTCCCTATGGCAATGATATTCTTGCCGCTTATATCGGGGAAGCCGCAAAGTTGGGTATGACCGTGCAGGGCTGGACGAATGGTTTTATGATTGGTTCTCCTAATTTGGTTGAACCTATTCCACCTCAAATAGCTGTAAATCCCCATTGGTTAGCGATTCAGAATAGCAATGTCGACGAAGAGATTATTCCTGATAACAGGTATGGATACTTTTGGTTAGATATTGTCCAAGATGACGTCCAAGATTACATGCTCGAAATTTTCCATGAGATGCAGGAAAAATATGCGATTACCGGGCTCAATATTGACTACATGCGCTATCCGCATTATGAGCATGCTGATTCGTTTTCGTTCAATTCCCGTGCGCTAGCACAGTATCAGGAAGAATCTGGTATTGAGGACACTGAAATTCTTCGAACGGATGCCGAGGCATTTGCCGAGTACCAAGAATGGATCCGTGACAGGGAGAACATTTTTATTAAGAAACTGGCTGATCAGGCTAAAGGTGTGAATCCTGATTTCATGTTTACGGCAACACCGGAGCCAGGTCCTGAAGAAGTGTTGATCGCCGACTGGCAGGATGACATAGACGGTGTGATCCCTCAGGCATATGGGCATGATTTTGACAGTATTCATAACCATGTTAACGCCAGCAAGAAGCTAATGCCTGAGGGGACTATCTACTATACCGGTATCTATTCTTTCTATCATATGCTTGATGCAATGGGGACTGTACAGGACGTGCTAGCTGGCCGTTATCAAACTTCTGGAGTCAACATGTTTGCTTACGGGCAAGGAAAGCAATTGCCTGGAGCTCGCGAGGCCCTGAGCCAGGGGCCGTGGCGAGAGCCGGCCTTTAATCCGGGAGAACACCTAATGGATGGAGTAGCGTTGCTGCTCAATGACGTGGAAGATAAATTTACCACAATTTATATCCCTCGCGGTGCCATTAGTGAGTCGGCAGGTAATGCTATTGTCGCTGAAGTGCAGCATCTTGCGATGTTGATTGAGAGCGGACAATTTGTGTTGAACTCGGAATTTGAGCAGTTGATTTCGGCAATAGCCATATTGGCGGAGAACCAAGAGCTCGATTCTGGTCTGGCACACCGCTTGGAGAATCGATTGTTGAATGCAGCGTATTGGAACAACCATGCGCGCAGGAATCAGCAGCGAGTAATTGTTTCAAGAGACTAA
- a CDS encoding LysR family transcriptional regulator translates to MDLPTRLLLLLEVVELGSFTKVAEQRNVDRSVISKHISRLEDELGVRLLNRTTRSLSLTAAGNEMVNQAKSLRDLLSNTHRLAQNYHAEPRGVLRITSTTLFGRQYVQQAVLAFQHQYPGVDIELRLEDRVVDMVKEGFDIGFRIGKPKDSSLIIRKVARSRLLIVASPKFIDRYGEINTVEQLESLPATVYSAPGLVIDKFGYLNENNESRSFQLKVAYRVNDVEMITQSAVAGNTLAVVTAQMIENEILEGKLIPILTQLNLNDFGTFYAVYPHRDAPIKTKLFIDTLKDIIGDDVPVWEKQIPNFGSMYGRNE, encoded by the coding sequence ATGGATCTTCCAACCCGATTACTGCTACTTCTAGAAGTCGTGGAACTTGGCTCATTTACCAAGGTTGCCGAACAGAGAAATGTTGATAGATCGGTGATCTCAAAACATATCAGCCGGTTGGAAGATGAACTTGGCGTTCGCTTGCTAAATCGCACCACACGTTCGCTCTCTTTGACTGCCGCAGGCAATGAAATGGTCAACCAAGCAAAATCACTGCGGGACCTACTGAGCAACACTCACCGCTTAGCACAGAATTACCATGCCGAACCCAGAGGCGTATTGCGCATCACCAGTACCACCTTGTTTGGCCGCCAGTATGTACAACAAGCCGTATTAGCATTTCAGCATCAATACCCGGGAGTAGATATAGAACTGCGCCTGGAAGACCGCGTGGTAGATATGGTCAAAGAAGGATTCGATATCGGTTTTCGTATAGGTAAACCCAAAGACTCAAGCCTGATCATCAGAAAGGTCGCACGTAGCAGGCTGCTCATTGTTGCCTCGCCTAAATTCATCGACAGGTACGGTGAAATCAATACAGTTGAACAATTGGAGTCTTTGCCTGCCACTGTGTATTCGGCACCGGGGTTAGTCATCGATAAATTCGGTTATCTCAATGAAAACAACGAGAGTCGGTCTTTTCAGCTAAAGGTGGCTTACAGAGTCAATGACGTAGAGATGATCACCCAAAGTGCCGTGGCCGGAAATACGTTGGCCGTTGTCACTGCGCAGATGATCGAAAATGAAATACTGGAGGGCAAGCTAATACCGATTTTGACACAGCTAAACCTCAATGATTTTGGGACTTTCTACGCGGTATACCCTCACCGTGATGCTCCAATCAAAACCAAACTTTTTATCGATACACTTAAAGATATTATCGGTGATGATGTACCTGTCTGGGAAAAACAGATCCCCAATTTTGGCAGTATGTATGGCAGGAATGAATGA
- a CDS encoding ATP-dependent zinc protease, with the protein MKTDNKVIVGWREWVSLPQLGIERIKAKVDTGARTSCLHTFAIEEFRHNDQQWLRFWVHPIQANNKVVVRCESRVIDQRVVRDSGGHETQRYIIQTELVAGDSSFPIEMTLTPRDNMRFRMLLGRTALHSRMIVDPGKSFLLSKE; encoded by the coding sequence TTGAAAACAGACAACAAAGTCATCGTTGGATGGCGAGAGTGGGTTAGCTTGCCCCAACTTGGTATCGAGCGAATCAAGGCAAAAGTGGATACCGGGGCGAGAACATCCTGTCTACATACCTTTGCCATCGAGGAATTTCGCCACAACGACCAGCAATGGTTGCGGTTTTGGGTGCACCCAATTCAAGCAAACAACAAGGTTGTTGTTCGGTGCGAGTCTCGCGTGATCGACCAGCGAGTCGTCCGGGATTCCGGCGGGCATGAAACGCAGCGCTATATTATCCAAACGGAATTGGTTGCCGGTGACTCCTCTTTTCCCATAGAGATGACGCTTACTCCCAGGGATAACATGAGATTTCGGATGTTGCTCGGCCGAACCGCCCTTCATTCACGCATGATCGTCGATCCTGGCAAGTCTTTCTTATTATCAAAGGAGTAA